The following DNA comes from Puniceicoccaceae bacterium.
CGTGTTTGGGTAGGATGAGGTGTCCGAGTTCAGTATTGGGCACAATGCCACCATCGACCATCAGGGCTGTGCCAAGCCCTGTTCCCACTGTGATCAGAAAGACGGTGCCGCGGTATTGTTTGCCTCCCCCAAAACGCTGTTCAGCAATGCCGACGGCGTCCGCATCATTGATGACATGGGCCTTGCAACCCGTATACTGCTCAATGACATCAGCGTCGTTCGTGCCGATCCAGTCATCGTGAACATTTGCGGCGCTGTAGGCAATGTTGTGGCGAATGATCGCCGGAAAGGTTGCGCCGATCGGTCCCTTCCATTTGAAATGGTTTACCAGCTCAGCGAGTGCTTTGCCAACGGCACCTGGAGTGGCTGGTTTGGGTGTGGGAATGCGGTGCCGTTCCGTCAGGAGTTGGCCGTTTGTCACGTCGACAATGGCGCCTTTGATTCCGGAGCCACCGATGTCAATACCAAGAATATCCATGTGTTTAGTGGGGATACGCGGCAAAACTACCACGAGGTCAGAGGCAACCAAATCATGTTTTTCGATGTGCGCAACCCGAAGCTGCGTTGCCTCCGCATTTTTGCAAAGTCATGGCAGCTGGCGCACAGAATTCATCGTGGACTACCGATTTTTGGGGTGTCATTCCTGGGATGTCATTTGCTCTGGGCAAAACGACGGTAGTCGCTGGGAGTGAGATGCTCGATGTTTCGGAAATGTTGGTTAAAGGATCGTTGGCTTGGGAATCCGCAAAGCTCGCCAATTTGTGCAATGGAGTGCGATGTGTTTCGCAAGAGAGCTTTGGCGTGTTCGATGCGGCATTGCGTGAGATATTGCAGGGGAGTCATGTGGAGCACTTGGGCGAAAAGGCGTTCGAGCGTTCGTCTTGAAAGCTGGTTTGCGCTTGCAATGTCCGTGATCGTGTGGCTCTCGGCAGCATGAGACTGCATCCAGCGTAGTGTTCGTTCGAGGCGAGGTTCCATGCAGAGCACCGAATCGGTACTCTGACGTTCAATGATGCCAACGGGTGGGATCGAATGGATGTCTGGTGCG
Coding sequences within:
- the ppgK gene encoding polyphosphate--glucose phosphotransferase, whose product is MDILGIDIGGSGIKGAIVDVTNGQLLTERHRIPTPKPATPGAVGKALAELVNHFKWKGPIGATFPAIIRHNIAYSAANVHDDWIGTNDADVIEQYTGCKAHVINDADAVGIAEQRFGGGKQYRGTVFLITVGTGLGTALMVDGGIVPNTELGHLILPKHGHAESFCSDAARKRDDLKWKEWAKRFECYLAHLEHLFSPEVFVIGGGVSKKPEKFVKHLNIQTPVKMAELKNLAGIIGAAVIAEHG